A genomic window from Glycine max cultivar Williams 82 chromosome 17, Glycine_max_v4.0, whole genome shotgun sequence includes:
- the LOC100804090 gene encoding protein ECERIFERUM 2: MALEVTHICKRTVVSTKAVEPGKYFPLSVLDRYMENNHIRMVYYYQTSREVELGKVTKKLRETLSEMLTHFPIVSGRLVRDDETGHWKIKCNDAGVRVVEAKAKGSVGGWLANLDREKELQLVHWEDMFHKPYYWSTFYVQLTEFEEGGLAIGLSCFHLLVDSTCATLFMKAWADISMVNKMITPPLFHHLPPRRPPNRNPNHHLHMELIHHYKSLIEKPNSTKETMYTTISMGFSNPMVQACMSMAQPNGPIPPFEALAALFWVSLSKVKGLRNRLVDMSICLDMRKVLGLDCTFFGNCMVYNKVNVEGNNYKFPQVVRAISDVVAKMDTEAIINLTEWLENNDVNSPTMMNNHNLVCTSLEGMDPYLTVFPDLFKPIHVSYYIEPVVGEGQVLILPGLPEEGPLSRVAMVTLRKEEAIKLCEDDLISQFSPTILMKCE; this comes from the exons ATGGCCTTGGAAGTAACTCATATATGCAAAAGAACTGTGGTGAGCACCAAGGCAGTGGAGCCAGGAAAGTACTTCCCCTTGTCTGTTTTGGATCGCTACATGGAGAACAACCACATTAGGATGGTGTACTATTACCAAACCTCAAGAGAAGTGGAACTTGGAAAAGTGACCAAGAAGTTGAGAGAGACCTTGTCAGAGATGCTTACCCATTTTCCCATAGTGAGTGGAAGGTTGGTAAGAGATGATGAGACAGGGCATTGGAAGATCAAGTGCAATGATGCTGGAGTTAGAGTGGTGGAGGCCAAAGCCAAAGGGAGTGTAGGAGGGTGGCTAGCTAACCTTGATAGGGAAAAGGAACTCCAACTTGTGCATTGGGAGGACATGTTTCACAAGCCCTATTATTGGTCCACCTTTTATGTCCAG CTAACTGAATTCGAAGAAGGTGGATTAGCAATTGGCCTAAGCTGCTTTCATCTCTTGGTAGATTCCACTTGTGCAACATTATTCATGAAAGCCTGGGCTGACATTTCAATGGTAAACAAAATGATTACTCCTCCATTATTCCATCATTTACCTCCTCGAAGGCCACCAAATAGAAACCCCAATCATCACCTCCACATGGAGTTAATTCATCACTACAAATCCCTAATTGAAAAACCCAATTCTACAAAAGAAACAATGTACACTACAATTTCAATGGGCTTCTCAAACCCCATGGTTCAGGCCTGCATGTCCATGGCCCAACCTAATGGCCCAATACCGCCCTTTGAGGCTTTAGCAGCATTATTTTGGGTCTCTTTGAGCAAAGTGAAGGGTCTGAGAAATAGGCTTGTTGACATGTCCATATGTTTGGACATGAGAAAAGTGTTGGGCCTAGATTGTACATTCTTTGGGAACTGCATGGTGTATAATAAGGTCAATGTAGAAGGGAACAATTACAAATTTCCGCAAGTTGTTAGGGCAATAAGTGATGTTGTGGCTAAAATGGACACTGAGGCAATTATCAATTTGACCGAGTGGCTAGAAAATAATGATGTGAATTCACCTACCATGATGAACAATCATAATTTGGTTTGTACTAGTTTAGAGGGTATGGACCCTTATTTAACCGTGTTTCCAGATTTGTTCAAACCCATCCATGTTTCTTATTACATAGAACCAGTTGTGGGAGAAGGACAAGTTTTGATTCTGCCTGGTCTTCCAGAGGAGGGTCCTTTAAGTAGGGTGGCCATGGTGACCCTTAGGAAAGAAGAAGCAATTAAGCTTTGTGAAGATGATCTTATTTCACAATTCTCTCCCACTATATTGATGAAATGTGAATGA
- the LOC100811038 gene encoding 50S ribosomal protein L33: MGDKKKKAQMFVKLVSAAGTGFFYVKRKPRQFTEKLEFRKYDPRVNRHVLFTEAKMK; this comes from the coding sequence ATGGGAGACAAAAAGAAGAAGGCTCAGATGTTTGTAAAGCTAGTGTCTGCTGCTGGGACTGGATTTTTCTATGTTAAGAGGAAGCCAAGGCAGTTCACAGAGAAGCTTGAGTTCCGAAAATATGATCCTAGGGTTAATCGTCACGTTCTGTTTACAGAGGCTAAAATGAAATGA
- the LOC100527177 gene encoding V-type proton ATPase subunit c''1-like encodes MVAHSSSWGRALVAISPYTFSAIGIAVAIGVSVLGAAWGIYITGSSLIGAAIRAPRITSKNLISVIFCEAVAIYGVIVAIILQTKLESVPASNIYAPESLRAGYAIFASGLIVGFANLVCGLCVGIIGSSCALSDAQNSSLFVKILVIEIFGSALGLFGVIVGIIMSAQATWPTKV; translated from the exons ATGGTGGCACATTCGAGTTCTTGGGGAAGGGCACTCGTCGCGATCTCGCCCTACACCTTCTCCGCCATCGGCATCGCCGTCGCTATCGGCGTCTCCGTCCTCGGCGCCGCCTG GGGGATCTACATCACCGGAAGCAGCTTGATCGGCGCTGCAATCAGGGCTCCTCGAATCACTTCCAAAAATCTCATTag TGTAATCTTCTGTGAAGCTGTTGCTATATATGGTGTTATTGTGGCTATTATTCTTCAAACCAAATTAGAAAGTGTTCCAGCATCAAATATTTATGCACCAGAGTCTCTTAGGGCTGGATATGCAATCTTTGCATCGGGATTAATTGTGGGCTTCGCAAATCTTGTTTGTGG GTTGTGTGTAGGAATAATTGGAAGCAGCTGTGCATTGTCTGATGCCCAGAACTCCTCTCTCTTTGTGAAAATTCTTGTGATCGAGATCTTTGGTAGTGCGCTGGGGCTATTTGGAGTTATTGTTGGAATAATTATGTCAGCTCAAGCAACATGGCCAACGAAAGTTTAG
- the LOC100811757 gene encoding 6-hydroxynicotinate 3-monooxygenase isoform X1, whose product MSDVCDNLMMLEERVEKEKKNMVGEGEKPKAVIIGGSIAGISSAHALTLAGWDVLVLEKTTSPPTGSPTGAGLGLNSLSQQIIHSWLPPHQKQLLHNTTLTLTIDQNHATDSEKKFSWTLTRDESFNFRAAHWADLHGLLYNALPPNVFLWGHLFLSVHVADDKGSVIVKAKVLETGKIIEIVGDFLVAADGCLSSLRQKYLPDFKLRYSGYCAWRGVLDFSKIENSETINGIRKAYPDLGKCLYFDLASGTHTVLYELQNKKLNWIWYVNQPEPEVKGTSVTMKVNNDMIQKMHQEAEQVWIPELVKVIKETKDPFLNFIYDSDPLEKIFWDNVVLVGDAAHPTTPHCLRSTNMSILDAAVLGKCIEKWGPEKLGSALEEYQFVRLPVTSKEVLYSRRLGRLKQGLVLPDREPFDPKLIRPEDCQELLLRNTPFFNDEPLSLL is encoded by the exons ATGTCAGATGTGTGTGATAATTTGATGATGCTTGAAGAGAGagtagagaaagaaaagaaaaacatggttGGTGAAGGAGAAAAGCCGAAGGCAGTGATAATAGGAGGTAGCATAGCAGGGATATCAAGTGCACATGCTCTCACCTTAGCTGGTTGGGATGTACTTGTGCTTGAGAAAACCACCTCACCTCCAACTGGAAGCCCCACTGGTGCAGGTCTTGGACtcaattctttgtcccaacaaaTCATCCACTCTTGGCTTCCACCACACCAAAAACAACTCCTTCACAACACCACTTTAACACTCACCATTGATCAG AACCATGCAACTGATAGTGAGAAGAAGTTTAGCtggacattgacaagagatgagAGTTTTAACTTCAGAGCAGCACATTGGGCTGATCTCCATGGCCTTCTGTACAATGCACTGCCACCAAATGTATTTTTGTGGGGTCACCTTTTTCTCTCAGTCCATGTTGCTGATGATAAGGGTTCAGTCATAGTAAAGGCTAAAGTACTAGAAACTGGCAAGATTATAGAGATAGTAGGGGATTTTCTTGTTGCGGCAGATGGTTGTCTCTCTTCCCTCCGCCAGAAATATCTCCCCGATTTTAAACTCAG ATATTCTGGCTATTGTGCTTGGAGAGGGGTtcttgatttttcaaaaattgagaaTTCAGAAACCATCAATGGTATCAGAAAGGCATACCCTGATCTAGGAAAATGCTTGTACTTTGACTTGGCCTCTGGCACACACACTGTGTTGTATGAGCTGCAAAACAAGAAGCTCAATTGGATTTGGTATGTGAATCAGCCTGAGCCTGAAGTTAAG GGAACATCGGTGACAATGAAAGTAAACAATGACATGATCCAGAAAATGCACCAAGAAGCGGAACAAGTTTGGATTCCTGAGTTGGTAAAGGTCATAAAGGAAACAAAGGACCCTTTCTTAAATTTCATATATGATAGTGATCCCTTAGAGAAGATCTTTTGGGACAATGTGGTATTGGTAGGGGATGCAGCTCACCCCACAACTCCTCACTGCCTTAGAAGCACTAACATGTCAATATTGGATGCAGCAGTGTTAGGCAAATGCATAGAGAAGTGGGGACCAGAAAAGCTTGGATCAGCTTTAGAAGAGTATCAGTTCGTTAGGCTACCAGTCACTTCCAAGGAAGTTCTGTACTCAAGGCGTCTTGGCCGATTGAAACAAGGGCTAGTTCTACCTGATAGAGAACCTTTTGACCCAAAGTTAATTAGGCCAGAGGACTGCCAGGAGCTTCTACTGAGGAACACACCATTTTTTAATGATGAGCCGTTGTCACTGCTTTGA
- the LOC100811757 gene encoding 2,6-dihydroxypyridine 3-monooxygenase isoform X2, which yields MSDVCDNLMMLEERVEKEKKNMVGEGEKPKAVIIGGSIAGISSAHALTLAGWDVLVLEKTTSPPTGSPTGAGLGLNSLSQQIIHSWLPPHQKQLLHNTTLTLTIDQNHATDSEKKFSWTLTRDESFNFRAAHWADLHGLLYNALPPNVFLWGHLFLSVHVADDKGSVIVKAKVLETGKIIEIVGDFLVAADGCLSSLRQKYLPDFKLRYSGYCAWRGVLDFSKIENSETINGIRKAYPDLGKCLYFDLASGTHTVLYELQNKKLNWIWYVNQPEPEVKGTSVTMKVNNDMIQKMHQEAEQVWIPELVKQC from the exons ATGTCAGATGTGTGTGATAATTTGATGATGCTTGAAGAGAGagtagagaaagaaaagaaaaacatggttGGTGAAGGAGAAAAGCCGAAGGCAGTGATAATAGGAGGTAGCATAGCAGGGATATCAAGTGCACATGCTCTCACCTTAGCTGGTTGGGATGTACTTGTGCTTGAGAAAACCACCTCACCTCCAACTGGAAGCCCCACTGGTGCAGGTCTTGGACtcaattctttgtcccaacaaaTCATCCACTCTTGGCTTCCACCACACCAAAAACAACTCCTTCACAACACCACTTTAACACTCACCATTGATCAG AACCATGCAACTGATAGTGAGAAGAAGTTTAGCtggacattgacaagagatgagAGTTTTAACTTCAGAGCAGCACATTGGGCTGATCTCCATGGCCTTCTGTACAATGCACTGCCACCAAATGTATTTTTGTGGGGTCACCTTTTTCTCTCAGTCCATGTTGCTGATGATAAGGGTTCAGTCATAGTAAAGGCTAAAGTACTAGAAACTGGCAAGATTATAGAGATAGTAGGGGATTTTCTTGTTGCGGCAGATGGTTGTCTCTCTTCCCTCCGCCAGAAATATCTCCCCGATTTTAAACTCAG ATATTCTGGCTATTGTGCTTGGAGAGGGGTtcttgatttttcaaaaattgagaaTTCAGAAACCATCAATGGTATCAGAAAGGCATACCCTGATCTAGGAAAATGCTTGTACTTTGACTTGGCCTCTGGCACACACACTGTGTTGTATGAGCTGCAAAACAAGAAGCTCAATTGGATTTGGTATGTGAATCAGCCTGAGCCTGAAGTTAAG GGAACATCGGTGACAATGAAAGTAAACAATGACATGATCCAGAAAATGCACCAAGAAGCGGAACAAGTTTGGATTCCTGAGTTGGTAAAG CAGTGTTAG
- the LOC100499816 gene encoding uncharacterized protein LOC100499816 (The RefSeq protein has 1 substitution compared to this genomic sequence) yields MGWKAAEKLIRHWKVVRGDNVMIIRGKDKGETGTIKRVIRSQNRVIVEGKNLVKKHIKQGQGHEGGILTVEAPIHASNVQVLDPVTGKPCKIGHKYLEDGTKVRVSRGIGSSGSIIPRPEILMIRTTPRPTVLGPKDTPMDLVLEKTYDAKTGRGMPEL; encoded by the exons ATGGGTTGGAAAGCTGCTGAGAAACTCATTAGGCACTGGAAAGTTGTCAGAGGGGATAAT GTTATGATAATAAGGGGCAAAGATAAGGGCGAGACTGGGACTATTAAGCGTGTCATTCGCTCTCAGAATCGTGTCATTGTTGAGGGTAAAAATCTG GTGAAAAAGCACATCAAGCAAGGGCAAGGTCATGAAGGGGGCATCTTTACAGTTGAAGCTCCAATCCATGCCTCCAATGTGCAAGTTCTTGACCCAGTGACAGG GAAGCCTTGCAAGATTGGACACAAATATCTTGAAGATGGTACTAAAGTCAGAGTATCAAGAGGAATAGGATCATCTGGGTCCATAATCCCTCGGCCTGAGATCTTAATGATAAGAACTACCCCACGACCTACTGTCC TTGGTCCCAAAGATACTCCAATGGATCTTGTCTTGGAGAAGACTTACGATGCTAAAACAGGAAGGGGCATGCCTGAGCTTTAA
- the LOC100499816 gene encoding uncharacterized protein isoform X1: MGWKAAEKLIRHWKVVRGDNVMIIRGKDKGETGTIKRVIRSQNRVIVEGKNLVKKHIKQGQGHEGGIFTVEAPIHASNVQVLDPVTGKPCKIGHKYLEDGTKVRVSRGIGSSGSIIPRPEILMIRTTPRPTVLGPKDTPMDLVLEKTYDAKTGRGMPEL; the protein is encoded by the exons ATGGGTTGGAAAGCTGCTGAGAAACTCATTAGGCACTGGAAAGTTGTCAGAGGGGATAAT GTTATGATAATAAGGGGCAAAGATAAGGGCGAGACTGGGACTATTAAGCGTGTCATTCGCTCTCAGAATCGTGTCATTGTTGAGGGTAAAAATCTG GTGAAAAAGCACATCAAGCAAGGGCAAGGTCATGAAGGGGGCATCTTTACAGTTGAAGCTCCAATCCATGCCTCCAATGTGCAAGTTCTTGACCCAGTGACAGG GAAGCCTTGCAAGATTGGACACAAATATCTTGAAGATGGTACTAAAGTCAGAGTATCAAGAGGAATAGGATCATCTGGGTCCATAATCCCTCGGCCTGAGATCTTAATGATAAGAACTACCCCACGACCTACTGTCC TTGGTCCCAAAGATACTCCAATGGATCTTGTCTTGGAGAAGACTTACGATGCTAAAACAGGAAGGGGCATGCCTGAGCTTTAA